One stretch of Armigeres subalbatus isolate Guangzhou_Male chromosome 2, GZ_Asu_2, whole genome shotgun sequence DNA includes these proteins:
- the LOC134211604 gene encoding transposon TX1 uncharacterized 149 kDa protein isoform X1: MKSNKAPGVDRISAEMLKADLMTSAQLLHRLFHNIWDTATFPVDWMQGILVKVPKKGDLTVCDNWRGIMLLCTVLKVLCKIILARIQKKIDATLRRQQAGFRAGRSCVDHIVTLRIILEQVNEFQESLYLVFIDYEKAFDRLNHENMWGALRRKGVPEKIIGIIEAQYEAFSCRVLHNGVLSDPIRVVAGVRQGCILSPLLFLIVIDEILVGAIDREPNRGLLWQPITMEHLNDFELADDVALLAQRRSDMQSKLNDLAERSSSAGLVINVNKTKSLDVNTATPSSFTVAKWRRTAVPRST; encoded by the coding sequence atgaaatcgaataaagccccaggggtcgaccgcatatcagccgagatgctcaaagctgaccttatgacatccgctcaactactgcatcgtttatttcataatatctgggacaccgcaactttcccggtcgactggatgcaaggtatcttagtaaaggtgcccaaaaagggtgacctgactgtatgcgataactggcgaggcattatgttgctgtgtaccgttctcaaagttctgtgcaaaattatcctagcccggattcagaagaagatcgatgcgactctccggcggcagcaagccggattccgtgccggaagatcctgtgtggaccatattgtcacgctccgcatcattctggagcaggtcaacgaattccaagagtccctttacttggtattcattgactacgaaaaagctttcgaccgtctcaatcacgagaatatgtggggcgccctgagacgcaagggagttcctgagaaaatcatcggcatcatcgaagcacagtacgaggccttttcgtgtagagtgctgcacaatggggtcctgtccgaccctatccgggtcgtagctggcgtgaggcaaggatgtatcctatcaccgttactgttcctcatcgtaatcgatgagattctggtaggtgcgattgaccgtgaaccaaaccgcgggctgttatggcagcctataaccatggagcatctaaacgacttcgaattggctgatgacgttgcactcctcgcgcaacggcgctctgatatgcagagtaagctcaacgaccttgccgagcgctcctcttcggcaggtttagtcatcaacgtcaacaaaaccaaatcgttggatgtaaacacggcgaccccttccagtttcacagtagccaaatggcgtcggacggcggtaccaagatcgacatag